CGGAGGTCTGAGATGCAGGACAAGAGCCACGAGGTGGTGATCGCGGGCGGAGGCCCGACCGGCATGATGCTGGCGGCGGAGCTGGCGCTCGCGCGCGTCGACGTCGCCGTCGTCGAGCGGCGCGAGGACCAGGACGTCCCCGGCTCGCGCGCAGGCGGCCTCCACGCGCGCACGATCGAGGTGCTCGACCAGCGCGGCGTCGCCGAGCGCTTCCTCTCGCAGGGGCAGGTCGCGCAGGTCGCGGGGTACTCGTTCATCCCGCTCGACATCAGCGACTTCCCCGCGCGTCACAACTACGGGCTCGCGCTCTGGCAGGAGCGCATCGAGCGCATCATGGCCGACTGGATCGGCGAGCTGCCGGTGACGACGTACCGCGGCCGCGAGGTGACGGGCTTCACGCAGGACGACGCCGGCGTCGACGTCGCGCTGTCCGACGGCCGCTCGCTCCGCGCGAGGTACCTCGTCGGGTGCGACGGGGGCCGCAGCCTGGTCCGCAAGAAGGCGGGCATCGATTTCCCGGGCTGGGACGCGTCGACGAGCTACCTCATCGCCGAGGTCGAGATGACGGAGGAGCCGGCGTGGGGCGTCCGCCGCGGAGAAAAGGGCGTCAACGCGATCGGCAAACGGGACGGCAAGTGCGGTGTCGTCCTGGTCGAACAGCAAGTGGGCAACAGCGACGAGCCGGCGCTCGAAGACCTGCGCGCCGCGCTCATTGCCGTTTACGGGACGGACTTCGGCGCGCGCAATCCAACTTGGCTATCCCGATTTACGGACATGGCGCGGCAGGCGGCGTCGTATCGCGATCGCCGCGTGCTCCTCGCCGGAGACGCCGCGCACGTGCACGCCCCCGCCGGCGGACAGGGGCTCAACATCGGAGTCCAGGACGCGGTAAACCTCGGCTGGAAGCTCGCGCAAGTGGTCAAAGGCACCTCGCCGGAGGGCCTCCTCGACACCTATCAGGCGGAGCGGCACCCCATCGCCGCGCGCGTGCTCCGCCTCACGATGGCGCAGACCGCGCTCGGCCGCGGCGACGACCGCACGGAGGCGCTGCGCGAGGACGTGACGGAGCTCCTGAAGATGGACGAGCCGCGCAAGCGCTACGCCGGGATCATGTCGGGCCTCGACGTCCGCTACGACCTCGGCGAGGGGCACCCGCTGCTCGGGCGCCGCATGCCCGACCTCGACCTCGGCGCGCGCCGGGTCTACTCGCTCCTGCACGAGGCGCGGCCGGTGCTGCTCGACCTCGGTGCGCGCTTGGACGTCGCGCCGTGGGCCGATCGCGTGCGCCTCGTCGAGGCGAGCTACGCCGGCGCGTGGGAGCTCCCCGTCCTCGGCGCGGTCCCTCCTCCGACCGCGGTCCTGATCCGCCCCGACGGCTACGTCGCGTGGGTCGGCGAGGGCACGGACGCCGGCCTCCACGACGCGCTGACGAAGTGGTTCGGAGCGCCATCGCAGGCTAAAGTACGCTCCGTCATCGCATGACGCCCGAGCACGCCCGCGTGATGGCACGCTACAACCGGTGGATGAACGACAAGCTCTACGCGACGGCGGAGAAGCTCGCCGACGCGGAGCGAAAGCAGGATCGCGGCGCGTTCTTCGGATCGATCCACCGCACGCTGAACCACCTCCTCCTCGCCGACCGCGTGTGGCTCGGGCGCTTCACCGGCGCGGCGCTCGCGGAGGGAGAGATGGGACCGGGCGGGATCCGGACGCTCGATCAGGAGCTCTACGCCGATTTCGTCGAGCTCCGCCGCGAGCGCGCGAAGACCGACGACGAGCTCGACGCGTACGTCGCGGCGCTGACGGCGGACAAGCTCGCCGGCCCCCTCTCCTTCGTCCGCCGCGGC
The DNA window shown above is from Labilithrix sp. and carries:
- a CDS encoding FAD-dependent monooxygenase yields the protein MQDKSHEVVIAGGGPTGMMLAAELALARVDVAVVERREDQDVPGSRAGGLHARTIEVLDQRGVAERFLSQGQVAQVAGYSFIPLDISDFPARHNYGLALWQERIERIMADWIGELPVTTYRGREVTGFTQDDAGVDVALSDGRSLRARYLVGCDGGRSLVRKKAGIDFPGWDASTSYLIAEVEMTEEPAWGVRRGEKGVNAIGKRDGKCGVVLVEQQVGNSDEPALEDLRAALIAVYGTDFGARNPTWLSRFTDMARQAASYRDRRVLLAGDAAHVHAPAGGQGLNIGVQDAVNLGWKLAQVVKGTSPEGLLDTYQAERHPIAARVLRLTMAQTALGRGDDRTEALREDVTELLKMDEPRKRYAGIMSGLDVRYDLGEGHPLLGRRMPDLDLGARRVYSLLHEARPVLLDLGARLDVAPWADRVRLVEASYAGAWELPVLGAVPPPTAVLIRPDGYVAWVGEGTDAGLHDALTKWFGAPSQAKVRSVIA
- a CDS encoding damage-inducible protein DinB, encoding MTPEHARVMARYNRWMNDKLYATAEKLADAERKQDRGAFFGSIHRTLNHLLLADRVWLGRFTGAALAEGEMGPGGIRTLDQELYADFVELRRERAKTDDELDAYVAALTADKLAGPLSFVRRGSRNELPLWHAVAHLFNHQTHHRGQVTTLLMQAGHDPGVTDLVAMLRG